A genome region from Panicum virgatum strain AP13 chromosome 4K, P.virgatum_v5, whole genome shotgun sequence includes the following:
- the LOC120704578 gene encoding photosystem II stability/assembly factor HCF136, chloroplastic-like, with protein sequence MATSSTATASLHLLLPTSRRRRLLVPRADCTVDRRRFIAHTAAAVAPLVSLSPPVWTPPAARADETPALSQWERVYLPIDPGVVLLDIAFVPDDPSHGFLLGTRQTILETKDGGNTWFPRSIPSAEDEDFNYRFNSVSFKGKEGWIIGKPAILLHTSDAGESWERIPLSAQLPGNMVYIKATGEQSAEMVTDEGAIYVTSNRGYNWKAAVQETVSATLNRTVSSGISGASYYTGTFNTVNRSPDGRYVAVSSRGNFYLTWEPGQPFWQPHNRAVARRIQNMGWRADGGLWLLVRGGGLFLSKGTGITEDFEEVQVQSRGFGILDVGYRSQDEAWAAGGSGVLLKTTNGGKSWVRDKAADNIAANLYSVKFLDDSKGFVLGNDGVLLRYLG encoded by the exons atggccaccagctccaccgccaccgcctccctgcacctcctcctccccacctcccgccgccgacgcctcctTGTCCCTCGGGCCGACTGCACCGTCGACCGCCGCCGTTTCATTGCCcacactgccgccgccgtcgcccctctCGTCTCGCTCTCGCCCCCCGTGTGGACTCCTCCTGCGGCTCGGGCGGACGAGACGCCGGCGCTGTCCCAGTGGGAGCGCGTCTACCTGCCCATCGACCCCGGCGTCGTACTCCTCGACATCGCCTTCGTCCCCGACGACCCCTCCCACG GCTTTCTCCTTGGGACAAGGCAGACGATACTGGAGACTAAAGATGGCGGAAACACCTGGTTCCCTCGCTCCATCCCTTCCGCTGAGGACGAAGATTTCAACTACAGGTTCAACTCAGTCAGCTTCAAGGGCAAAGAAGGCTGGATCATCGGCAAGCCCGCTATTCTGCTCCACACTTCAGATGCTGGAGAGAGCTGGGAAAGAATACCTTTGAGTGCCCAACTTCCTGGGAACATG GTTTACATAAAAGCTACGGGGGAGCAGAGCGCGGAGATGGTTACTGACGAGGGGGCAATCTATGTTACTTCCAATCGCGGCTACAACTGGAAGGCTGCCGTGCAAGAGACTGTTTCGGCTACTCTCAACAG AACAGTTTCAAGTGGCATTAGCGGTGCAAGTTACTACACTGGGACTTTCAACACGGTGAACCGGTCACCTGATGGACGCTATGTTGCTGTATCCAGCAGAGGGAACTTCTATTTGACATGGGAGCCTGGGCAG CCATTTTGGCAACCACACAACAGGGCGGTGGCACGGCGGATTCAGAACATGGGGTGGAGAGCAGACGGCGGGCTTTGGCTCCTGGTGCGCGGTGGTGGACTCTTCCTCAGCAAAGGAACCGGG ATAACTGAAGACTTCGAGGAGGTGCAAGTGCAGAGCCGGGGGTTTGGGATTCTTGATGTCGGCTATCGCTCACAG GACGAGGCGTGGGCTGCTGGTGGAAGTGGCGTCCTGCTCAAGACCACAAACGGAGGGAAGAGCTGGGTGCGCGACAAGGCTGCCGACAACATTGCCGCCAACCTCTACTCCGTCAA GTTCCTTGATGACAGCAAAGGCTTCGTGCTTGGCAACGACGGCGTGTTGCTTCGATATCTTGGCTGA
- the LOC120704579 gene encoding uncharacterized protein LOC120704579, which translates to MGISHPLSDEYDALRAAVLSPEKTPPSSPPPPPHHHCLEHEVSRMDTLAGIAIKYGVEISDIKRANGLVTDSQMFAHKTLLIPLPGRPMPAVVRLSGSGQRMKRAWAPNYQQNRDTIDSLDSSNCGQKGASPAMSTLQRYYGLSSQKGSAMDCSTEMSVYHKGGFQSNLSETLLSSSAAPGTKGTDGSWEYEEPVNRLSSANGANGNKSNGVPKPKQDASMRRRQKAEAESNRTDIQDDFLADPIKAIKSLLPRPISSIRLNMDTGSPDSSQKSSISFLNLNGFKSVRKSPSAPSFADAENGVSMWSSSKWTFNHESFTRPLLDGLPKPVSGRRMKTALD; encoded by the exons ATGGGCATCTCTCACCCTCTCTCCGACGAGTACGacgccctccgcgccgccgtcctctcgccggagaagacgcccccctcgtccccgccgccgccaccccatcACCACTGCCTGGAGCACGAGGTTTCCAGGATGGACACGCTCGCCGGCATCGCCATCAAGTACGGCGTCGAG ATATCGGACATTAAGAGGGCAAATGGTCTGGTCACTGACAGCCAGATGTTTGCACACAAAACACTGCTCATACCTCTACCAGGAAGGCCCATGCCAGCTGTTGTAAGATTGAGCGGTTCTGGTCAAAGAATGAAAAG AGCATGGGCTCCAAACTATCAGCAAAACAGAGACACCATTGATTCACTAGATTCATCGAATTGTGGTCAGAAGGGGGCGTCACCTGCAATGAGTACCTTGCAGAGATACTATGGCCTATCATCTCAGAAAGGAAGCGCCATGGATTGCAGCACTGAAATGTCTGTGTACCACAAGGGTGGCTTCCAGAGTAATCTAAGTGAAACATTGCTGAGTTCTTCTGCAGCTCCAGGCACAAAGGGTACAGATGGAAGCTGGGAGTATGAAGAGCCAGTTAACAGGCTTTCATCAGCGAACGGTGCCAATGGGAACAAGAGCAACGGAGTACCCAAACCCAAGCAAGATGCTTCTATGCGTCGTCGGCAGAAAGCGGAAGCAGAATCTAACAGAACCGATATCCAGGATGATTTTCTAGCGGACCCAATTAAGGCAATCAAGAGTTTGTTGCCACGGCCAATTTCTAGTATCCGTCTAAACATGGATACAGGCAGCCCAGATTCAAGCCAGAAGAGCAGCATTTCGTTTCTTAATCTTAATGGGTTCAAATCTGTGAGGAAGTCGCCAAGCGCACCCAGCTTTGCAGATGCAGAAAATGGGGTGTCTATGTGGTCTAGCTCGAAAT